In Prunus dulcis chromosome 1, ALMONDv2, whole genome shotgun sequence, the following are encoded in one genomic region:
- the LOC117614984 gene encoding protein CHROMATIN REMODELING 19, which translates to MKRGLDDFEISDDEWEEHSSSFKPSRVLKKPRTPTPPPIESFAFRASSPKPQQLSDDDDDCVEIKNELEDDDVDEVQVIRPVKPGRRFVIEDEESDGDWVNIESTSEEEEEEEAEELEEDDVVGKALQKCAKISADLRRELHGSSAPAVSDRYAEVEAASVRIVTQDDIIAACRSDHSDFQPILKPYQLVGVNFLLLLYRKGISGAILADEMGLGKTIQAITYLMLLKHLHNDQGPHLIVCPASVLENWERELKKWCPSFSVLQYHGAARSAYSRELSSLAKAGLPPPFNVILVCYSLFERHSGQQKDDRKILKRWQWSCVLMDEAHALKDKNSYRWKNLMSVARSANQRLMLTGTPLQNDLHELWSMLEFMMPDLFTTEDVDLKKLLSAEDRDLIGRMKSILGPFILRRLKSDVMQQLVPKIQRVEYVVMEKEQADAYKEAIEEYRAASQARIAKTSEVNSNSILGVLPRRQISNYFVQFRKIANHPLLVRRIYSDEDVVRFARKLHPMGAFGFECTLDKVIGELNSYSDFSIHRLLLYHGVTDKKGFLPDKYVMLAAKSQALAELLPSLKQAGHRVLIFSQWTSMLDILEWTLDVIGVTYRRLDGSTQVTERQTIVDTFNSDTSIFACLLSTRAGGQGLNLTGADTVVIHDMDFNPQIDRQAEDRCHRIGQVKPVTIYRLVTKGTVDENVYEIAKRKLVLDAAVLESGLEMDNEGETSEKTMGEILSKLLLG; encoded by the exons ATGAAGCGCGGTCTCGACGATTTCGAAATCTCCGACGACGAGTGGGAGGAGCATTCCTCCTCCTTCAAGCCCTCTCGAGTCCTCAAGAAACCTCGAACCCCAACGCCGCCTCCAATTGAGTCCTTCGCCTTCCGAGCCTCCTCCCCAAAGCCCCAACAACTCTCCGACGACGATGATGATTGCGTCGAAATTAAAAATGAGTTGGAGGACGATGACGTCGACGAGGTTCAGGTTATCAGGCCCGTCAAACCTGGCCGTCGGTTCGTCATCGAGGACGAGGAGAGCGATGGAGATTGGGTTAATATAGAGTCAAcgagtgaagaagaagaagaagaagaggcagAGGAGTTGGAGGAGGATGATGTGGTTGGCAAGGCTTTGCAGAAGTGTGCCAAAATATCGGCCGATTTGAGAAGGGAGCTCCACGGCTCGTCGGCTCCCGCTGTGTCTGATCGTTATGCTGAAGTGGAAGCTGCCTCTGTGAGGATTGTCACTCAG GATGATATTATCGCGGCATGTAGGTCTGACCATTCTGACTTTCAACCTATTCTCAAGCCATACCAGCTGGTTGGTGTtaactttcttcttctgttgtATCGAAAGGGTATCAGTGGAG CCATTTTGGCCGACGAGATGGGTCTCGGGAAGACCATTCAG GCTATAACATATTTGATGTTATTGAAACATTTACACAACGACCAGGGTCCACATTTGATTGTCTGTCCTGCTTCGGTTTTGGAAAACTGGGAAAGGGAACTGAAGAAGTGGTGCCCGTCATTTTCTGTTCTCCAGTATCATGGGGCTGCGCGATCAGCATATTCAAGAGAATTGAGCTCTTTGGCCAAAGCTGGATTGCCGCCTCCTTTTAATGTTATTCTCGTGTGCTATTCACTATTTGAAAGACACAG TGGACAGCAGAAAGATGATCGTAAAATTCTGAAACGTTGGCAATGGAGTTGTGTGCTTATGGACGAAGCTCATGCTTTGAAGGATAAAAATAGCTACAGGTGGAAAAACCTAATGTCTGTTGCACGAAGTGCAAACCAGCGTCTAATGCTGACAGGGACACCTCTACAAAATGATTTACAT GAGCTCTGGTCTATGCTGGAGTTTATGATGCCAGATCTTTTCACTACTGAGGATGTTGACTTAAAAAAGCTATTAAGTGCTGAAGATAGAGATTTGATTGGCCGTATGAAATCCATATTGGGACCATTTATTTTGAGACGCCTAAAATCTGATGTTATGCAACAACTTGTTCCAAAAATACAGCGG GTTGAGTATGTTGTCATGGAAAAGGAACAAGCAGATGCCTATAAAGAAGCCATTGAGGAGTATCGTGCAGCTTCACAAGCTCGTATTGCAAAAACCTCAGAGGTTAACTCGAACAGTATCCTTGGAGTTCTTCCCCGGCGGCAGATCTCCAACTATTTTGTTCAGTTTCGTAAG ATTGCAAATCATCCTTTACTAGTAAGGCGTATTTACAGTGATGAGGATGTTGTTCGTTTTGCCAGAAAGTTACATCCAATGGGTGCATTTGGCTTTGAGTGTACTTTAGACAAAGTAATTGGGGAACTTAACAGTTATAGTGACTTCTCTATCCATCGG CTTTTACTGTATCATGGTGTCACTGATAAGAAAGGATTTCTTCCAGACAAATATGTTATGCTTGCAGCAAAGTCTCAG GCATTGGCTGAACTTCTTCCTTCACTGAAGCAAGCTGGGCATCGAGTTCTTATTTTTAGCCAGTGGACATCAATGCTTGATATTTTGGAGTGGACATTGGATGTGATAGGGGTTACATACAGACGACTTGATGGAAG TACTCAGGTGACTGAAAGACAGACGATAGTTGATACATTCAATAGCGACACTTCTATATTTGCATGCTTGCTGTCTACAAGAGCTGGAGGCCAAGGATTGAACTTGACTGGAGCTGATACTGTAGTCATTCATGATATGGATTTCAACCCACAAATTGATCGACAGGCTGAAGATCGCTGTCATCGCATTGGCCAAGTGAAGCCTGTTACTATATACAG GCTAGTCACCAAGGGTACAGTTGATGAAAACGTTTACGAGATTGCAAAAAGGAAGTTAGTGCTAGATGCTGCAGTCCTGGAATCTGGCTTGGAGATGGATAATGAAGGCGAAACATCCGAGAAGACCATGGGAGAGATATTATCGAAACTTTTGCTTGGTTAA
- the LOC117615843 gene encoding transcription factor bHLH111: MAEECRESTSCVAISSSSPQLAQPNWWDLHAAAGAGAAGSQLSSWSNLGINPWQPQPPQQQPNQKYSNSSNNCDDVDQDVSISSTSFTNASNHSSLSVDSSRRLQVADQRSASPNNDMINGEQVSDNHIWNHVLLSVNGNSDLHHNDHDVGENFLDALSSKSLSTDHVMYEPACDYLKKLDNSTWEFTKYVSAASNNFNSFEKQLNGGFMENNNMNNNVNIENERLTKLSNLVSTWSIAPPEPQLVMDHDHHHYLKPQAFINNDSTSCDAQMGNNNIANRNSGSSLFSCYGSKVEAACVAGGGGGGALHGITPSFGNNTNGIEYQIGLNNVNAMVADHHNGKYLYGNGSILPDSYSSCGAASAGARNFADVISFSSRLGNKSALVDIHAPKPCFKPSNLSDQYSKKQASSTRVSSGRGQGIANEGKKKRTDDTSSETVLKKPKQETCTVSSSVKMQAPKVKLGDRITALQQIVSPFGKTDTASVLYEAIQYIKFLQDQVHVLLSSPYLKTNSHKDPWATDRKDNKGDAKVDLKNKGLCLVPISCTPQVYRENTGSDYWTPTYRGCLYR; encoded by the exons ATGGCCGAAGAATGCAGAGAAAGTACTTCTTGTGTTGCaatctcttcttcctctccacAGCTAGCACAACCAAACTGGTGGGATCTCCATGCAGCTGCAGGTGCAGGGGCAGCAGGCTCTCAGCTCTCTTCATGGAGCAACTTGGGTATCAACCCATGGCAGCCGCAGCCGCCTCAGCAGCAGCCAAACCAGAAGTACTCCAACTCTTCTAATAATTGTGATGATGTTGACCAGGATGTTTCAATCTCCAGTACTTCCTTTACCAATGCCTCCAACCACTCAAGCCTTAGCGTTGACTCCTCTCGCAGACTGCAGGTTGCTGATCAGCGTTCTGCGTCTCCCAACAACGATATGATCAACGGAGAGCAGGTTTCTGACAATCATATTTGGAACCATGTTCTCTT AAGCGTTAATGGAAACAGTGATTTACACCACAATGATCATGATGTTGGAGAGAATTTTCTCGATGCGCTGTCGTCCAAGAGCTTGTCAACTGATCATGTCATGTATGAACCTGCTTGTGACTACTTGAAGAAACTGGACAACAGTACTTGGGAGTTCACAAAGTACGTTTCAGCTGCATCGAATAATTTCAACAGTTTCGAGAAGCAATTAAATGGAGGGTTTATGGAGAACAACAACATGAATAATAATGTTAATATTGAGAACGAAAGGTTAACCAAGCTGTCAAATCTGGTGAGCACCTGGTCCATTGCGCCCCCCGAACCACAGCTAGTTATGGATCATGATCACCATCACTACTTGAAGCCGCAAGCGTTCATCAATAACGATTCGACTTCATGTGATGCTCAGATgggaaataataatattgcAAATAGAAACTCGGGATCCAGTTTATTTTCATGTTATGGTAGCAAGGTTGAGGCTGCATGCGTagcaggaggaggaggaggaggagcttTACATGGAATAACGCCGTCGTTTGGTAATAATACTAATGGCATTGAATATCAGATTGGCCTCAACAACGTTAACGCAATGGTTGCAGATCACCATAACGGCAAGTACTTGTATGGAAATGGATCAATTTTGCCCGATTCTTATTCTTCATGCGGTGCTGCGAGTGCCGGTGCCAGAAATTTTGCAGATGTTATATCTTTTAGTAGCCGATTAGGCAACAAGTCGGCCTTGGTTGATATTCATGCACCCAAGCCCTGTTTCAAACCTTCCAACCTATCTGATCAATATTCTAAGAAGCAAGCTTCCTCG ACAAGAGTGAGTAGTGGAAGAGGACAAGGGATTGCAAatgaaggaaagaagaaaagaacggACGACACATCATCAGAAACAGTCTTGAAAAAGCCTAAGCAAGAAACTTGTACAGTTTCATCATCCGTAAAG ATGCAGGCACCAAAAGTCAAGCTCGGAGACAGGATCACGGCCCTTCAACAAATCGTGTCTCCATTTGGAAAG ACTGATACTGCATCTGTACTATATGAAGCGATTCAGTacatcaagttcctgcaagaCCAAGTGCATGTG CTATTGAGTAGCCCTTATTTGAAGACAAATTCACACAAG GATCCATGGGCGACCGATAGAAAAGATAACAAGGGAGATGCAAAGGTTGACCTCAAGAACAAAGGCCTTTGCTTGGTGCCTATTTCATGCACACCTCAGGTTTATCGTGAGAATACAGGATCAGACTATTGGACACCAACATATAGAGGATGTTTGTATAGATAA
- the LOC117615499 gene encoding plant UBX domain-containing protein 7 isoform X1 → MDGVISANDQQGLVTSFLEIAVGQTADTARQFLQATGWQLEEAIQLFYVGNEAGSIAAAQPPTENIENLADQTSGANENVVHHGINENVGQLGEDEVRPPMPVIRDVLYDDAALYGSPRARFSQHESGSVIAFRNFEEEMKHPGVWESGQGATSSAETARDNLASLYRPPFKLLFQGSFEKAKGAASVQDKWLLVNLQSTKEFSSHMLNRDTWANEAVSQTIITNFVFWQTYDDTTEGRKVCTYYKLESMPVVLIIDPITGQRMRSWNGMVQPECLLEDLLPFLDSGPRDHHVTLSHKRPRESSLPQPQKTKVADETNEEDEEVQRALAASMEGMQETGGISKDKDEIITDKEEEKCSAKTPAYPPLPEEPKGDKNLLCRVGVRLPDGRRVQRNFLRTDPIQMLWSFCYSQLKEAETRRFRLTQAIPGASKSLDYDCQSTFEESGLANSMVSVTWE, encoded by the exons ATGGATGGTGTGATATCAGCCAATGACCAGCAGGGCCTGGTCACTTCGTTTTTGGAGATCGCTGTGGGGCAGACTGCCGACACCGCCAGACAGTTTTTGCAG GCCACGGGCTGGCAGCTCGAGGAGGCAATTCAGCTGTTTTATGTGGGTAATGAAGCAGGGTCAATAGCTGCGGCGCAGCCTCCGActgaaaatattgaaaatttggcGGATCAAACTTCTGG TGCAAATGAGAATGTGGTACATCATGGTATAAATGAGAATGTTGGACAACTTGGTGAAGATGAGGTGCGCCCTCCTATGCCTGTTATAAGGGACGTTCTTTATGATGATGCTGCGCTCTATGG TTCACCAAGGGCAAGATTTTCACAACATGAATCGGGTTCTGTAATTGCATTCCGTAACTTTGAAGAGGAAATGAAGCATCCTGGGGTATGGGAATCAGGCCAAGGTGCTACATCCTCAGCAGAAACGGCCCGAGATAATCTTGCTTCCTTATATCGTCCTCCCTTTAAGCTACTGTTCCAGGGTTCCTTTGAAAAG GCAAAAGGCGCTGCTTCTGTCCAGGACAAATGGCTCCTGGTGAACTTGCAATCCACTAAAGAGTTCAGCTCTCATATG CTTAATCGAGACACCTGGGCCAATGAAGCTGTCTCTCAAACCATTATTACTAATTTTGTATTCTGGCAG ACATATGATGATACAACTGAAGGCAGGAAGGTTTGCACATACTACAAGTTGGAATCTATGCCTGTAGTTCTCATTATTGACCCCATTACTGGGCAAAGAATGCGTTCATGGAATGGAATGGTTCAGCCAGAATGTTTGCTAGAG GATCTATTACCCTTCTTGGATAGTGGCCCCAGGGACCATCATGTAACTTTGTCCCATAAACGCCCAAGAGAAAGTTCTCTGCCTCAGCCACAGAAAACTAAAG TTGCAGACGAAACTAATGAAGAGGACGAGGAAGTGCAGCGCGCATTGGCAGCTTCGATGGAAGGCATGCAGGAGACAGGTGGGATATCCAAAGATAAAGATGAAATCATTACTgacaaggaggaagaaaaatgcTCAGCCAAGACGCCTGCATATCCACCTTTGCCTGAAGAACCCAAGGGTGATAAGAACCTCCTTTGCAGGGTTGGAGTCCGTCTTCCAGACGGGCGCAGGGTGCAGCGGAATTTCCTTCGCACTGATCCAATTCAG ATGTTGTGGTCATTCTGCTATTCCCAACTCAAGGAAGCTGAGACAAGGCGGTTTCGGTTGACTCAGGCAATCCCAGGAGCTTCAAAGAGTCTGGATTATGATTGTCAATCTACTTTTGAAGAGTCGGGGCTTGCCAACTCTATGGTCTCAGTTACTTgggaatga
- the LOC117615499 gene encoding plant UBX domain-containing protein 7 isoform X2, translating into MDGVISANDQQGLVTSFLEIAVGQTADTARQFLQATGWQLEEAIQLFYVGNEAGSIAAAQPPTENIENLADQTSGANENVVHHGINENVGQLGEDEVRPPMPVIRDVLYDDAALYGSPRARFSQHESGSVIAFRNFEEEMKHPGVWESGQGATSSAETARDNLASLYRPPFKLLFQGSFEKAKGAASVQDKWLLVNLQSTKEFSSHMLNRDTWANEAVSQTIITNFVFWQTYDDTTEGRKVCTYYKLESMPVVLIIDPITGQRMRSWNGMVQPECLLEDLLPFLDSGPRDHHVTLSHKRPRESSLPQPQKTKDETNEEDEEVQRALAASMEGMQETGGISKDKDEIITDKEEEKCSAKTPAYPPLPEEPKGDKNLLCRVGVRLPDGRRVQRNFLRTDPIQMLWSFCYSQLKEAETRRFRLTQAIPGASKSLDYDCQSTFEESGLANSMVSVTWE; encoded by the exons ATGGATGGTGTGATATCAGCCAATGACCAGCAGGGCCTGGTCACTTCGTTTTTGGAGATCGCTGTGGGGCAGACTGCCGACACCGCCAGACAGTTTTTGCAG GCCACGGGCTGGCAGCTCGAGGAGGCAATTCAGCTGTTTTATGTGGGTAATGAAGCAGGGTCAATAGCTGCGGCGCAGCCTCCGActgaaaatattgaaaatttggcGGATCAAACTTCTGG TGCAAATGAGAATGTGGTACATCATGGTATAAATGAGAATGTTGGACAACTTGGTGAAGATGAGGTGCGCCCTCCTATGCCTGTTATAAGGGACGTTCTTTATGATGATGCTGCGCTCTATGG TTCACCAAGGGCAAGATTTTCACAACATGAATCGGGTTCTGTAATTGCATTCCGTAACTTTGAAGAGGAAATGAAGCATCCTGGGGTATGGGAATCAGGCCAAGGTGCTACATCCTCAGCAGAAACGGCCCGAGATAATCTTGCTTCCTTATATCGTCCTCCCTTTAAGCTACTGTTCCAGGGTTCCTTTGAAAAG GCAAAAGGCGCTGCTTCTGTCCAGGACAAATGGCTCCTGGTGAACTTGCAATCCACTAAAGAGTTCAGCTCTCATATG CTTAATCGAGACACCTGGGCCAATGAAGCTGTCTCTCAAACCATTATTACTAATTTTGTATTCTGGCAG ACATATGATGATACAACTGAAGGCAGGAAGGTTTGCACATACTACAAGTTGGAATCTATGCCTGTAGTTCTCATTATTGACCCCATTACTGGGCAAAGAATGCGTTCATGGAATGGAATGGTTCAGCCAGAATGTTTGCTAGAG GATCTATTACCCTTCTTGGATAGTGGCCCCAGGGACCATCATGTAACTTTGTCCCATAAACGCCCAAGAGAAAGTTCTCTGCCTCAGCCACAGAAAACTAAAG ACGAAACTAATGAAGAGGACGAGGAAGTGCAGCGCGCATTGGCAGCTTCGATGGAAGGCATGCAGGAGACAGGTGGGATATCCAAAGATAAAGATGAAATCATTACTgacaaggaggaagaaaaatgcTCAGCCAAGACGCCTGCATATCCACCTTTGCCTGAAGAACCCAAGGGTGATAAGAACCTCCTTTGCAGGGTTGGAGTCCGTCTTCCAGACGGGCGCAGGGTGCAGCGGAATTTCCTTCGCACTGATCCAATTCAG ATGTTGTGGTCATTCTGCTATTCCCAACTCAAGGAAGCTGAGACAAGGCGGTTTCGGTTGACTCAGGCAATCCCAGGAGCTTCAAAGAGTCTGGATTATGATTGTCAATCTACTTTTGAAGAGTCGGGGCTTGCCAACTCTATGGTCTCAGTTACTTgggaatga
- the LOC117615499 gene encoding plant UBX domain-containing protein 7 isoform X3 translates to MDGVISANDQQGLVTSFLEIAVGQTADTARQFLQATGWQLEEAIQLFYVGNEAGSIAAAQPPTENIENLADQTSGANENVVHHGINENVGQLGEDEVRPPMPVIRDVLYDDAALYGSPRARFSQHESGSVIAFRNFEEEMKHPGVWESGQGATSSAETARDNLASLYRPPFKLLFQGSFEKAKGAASVQDKWLLVNLQSTKEFSSHMLNRDTWANEAVSQTIITNFVFWQTYDDTTEGRKVCTYYKLESMPVVLIIDPITGQRMRSWNGMVQPECLLELQTKLMKRTRKCSAHWQLRWKACRRQVGYPKIKMKSLLTRRKKNAQPRRLHIHLCLKNPRVIRTSFAGLESVFQTGAGCSGISFALIQFRCCGHSAIPNSRKLRQGGFG, encoded by the exons ATGGATGGTGTGATATCAGCCAATGACCAGCAGGGCCTGGTCACTTCGTTTTTGGAGATCGCTGTGGGGCAGACTGCCGACACCGCCAGACAGTTTTTGCAG GCCACGGGCTGGCAGCTCGAGGAGGCAATTCAGCTGTTTTATGTGGGTAATGAAGCAGGGTCAATAGCTGCGGCGCAGCCTCCGActgaaaatattgaaaatttggcGGATCAAACTTCTGG TGCAAATGAGAATGTGGTACATCATGGTATAAATGAGAATGTTGGACAACTTGGTGAAGATGAGGTGCGCCCTCCTATGCCTGTTATAAGGGACGTTCTTTATGATGATGCTGCGCTCTATGG TTCACCAAGGGCAAGATTTTCACAACATGAATCGGGTTCTGTAATTGCATTCCGTAACTTTGAAGAGGAAATGAAGCATCCTGGGGTATGGGAATCAGGCCAAGGTGCTACATCCTCAGCAGAAACGGCCCGAGATAATCTTGCTTCCTTATATCGTCCTCCCTTTAAGCTACTGTTCCAGGGTTCCTTTGAAAAG GCAAAAGGCGCTGCTTCTGTCCAGGACAAATGGCTCCTGGTGAACTTGCAATCCACTAAAGAGTTCAGCTCTCATATG CTTAATCGAGACACCTGGGCCAATGAAGCTGTCTCTCAAACCATTATTACTAATTTTGTATTCTGGCAG ACATATGATGATACAACTGAAGGCAGGAAGGTTTGCACATACTACAAGTTGGAATCTATGCCTGTAGTTCTCATTATTGACCCCATTACTGGGCAAAGAATGCGTTCATGGAATGGAATGGTTCAGCCAGAATGTTTGCTAGAG TTGCAGACGAAACTAATGAAGAGGACGAGGAAGTGCAGCGCGCATTGGCAGCTTCGATGGAAGGCATGCAGGAGACAGGTGGGATATCCAAAGATAAAGATGAAATCATTACTgacaaggaggaagaaaaatgcTCAGCCAAGACGCCTGCATATCCACCTTTGCCTGAAGAACCCAAGGGTGATAAGAACCTCCTTTGCAGGGTTGGAGTCCGTCTTCCAGACGGGCGCAGGGTGCAGCGGAATTTCCTTCGCACTGATCCAATTCAG ATGTTGTGGTCATTCTGCTATTCCCAACTCAAGGAAGCTGAGACAAGGCGGTTTCGGTTGA